Genomic segment of Campylobacter sp. MIT 99-7217:
TAAAATCAAGGCTAAAACGCAGATAACAAGAGCTAAGAAATGATAAAATTTCCTAAAAGGATCTGGTTTTTTAAAGATCAAAATATACAAAAAAGAAATTCCAGCAAAGACAAAAAGAGAGGCTACGACTAGGATTTTTACGATGAGAATTTTTTGAAAATTGTTCTGCCAAAAGCCTAAATTTCCGCCCAGATAAAAACTAGCAAGCATTAGACCTGTGATGATAAGAGCAAAAAAAGCCAAAGCCAAGATCAAAACACTAGGCTTTAAAAGCTCTCTTTTTAGGCTGATAAATTCCTCATGACTTCTGTTTTTCTTAAGGCAAGAAAAGATGAAAGCATCATAAACAAGATAGCCTATCACCACGCAAGCACAAAGCAAATGAATGATCTTTACACTGACATAAAACATTTAATCTTTCTTTTTTTCGTTTTTTAAAACCACTATAATCCCACCAAGCCCTATCGCCACCACGGCAAAGATAAAGATGAGTTCGCCCATATCTAAAAGTGTCATTTTAACCCTTTGTTTGTTGAAATTCTATCATTTTGAATGCACTTTGTAAAGCCCAAGTTTTGAGATAAATTTAGCTCATTTTCACAAGGCTTCTTTCCTTAAGCTGTCCGCAAGCTGCTGATATGTCAAGTCCTTTGCTCTCTCTTATGGTGCAAGTTAGACCCTTAGCACTTAAAAAGTCTTGAAATTTCACCGCATTTTCAAGGCTAGGTCTTTTATAAATGCTTCCTTCGTGGGGATTAAAAAGTATTAAATTAACCTTTGCTTTTATGCCATTTAGTAGTTTTACAAGCTCTTTGGCATGATCAAGCCCATCATTAAGCCCGTCTATCAAAAGATACTCAAACATCACTCTTTTTCGCTGATCGATAGGAAAGGCTCGCACAGCATCCATTATAGCTTTGATATTATAAGCCTTATTTATGGGCATAAGCTCGCTTCTTAGCTCATCATTTACAGCATGCAAGGATATGGCTAGCAAAACACCAAGCTTCATTTGTCCAAGCTCGGCAATTTGCTTTGCAAGTCCGCTCGTGCTGATAGTTTGTCTTTTGGGGCTAATAGCGAGGGTATCATTTTCGCTTAAGATTTTTACCGCTTTGCTGACATTTTTAAGATTGTCAAGTGGCTCGCCCATTCCCATATATACGATATTTACCCGTCTTTCGTAGGGGATTTGATTATGCTTTTTGATCCATAAAATTTGCCCCACGATCTCCCCAGCTTCTAAATTTCGCTTCAGCCCACCCTTTGCAGTAA
This window contains:
- a CDS encoding trehalose-6-phosphate synthase, which gives rise to MFYVSVKIIHLLCACVVIGYLVYDAFIFSCLKKNRSHEEFISLKRELLKPSVLILALAFFALIITGLMLASFYLGGNLGFWQNNFQKILIVKILVVASLFVFAGISFLYILIFKKPDPFRKFYHFLALVICVLALILAKLLFVF
- the rlmN gene encoding 23S rRNA (adenine(2503)-C(2))-methyltransferase RlmN, with amino-acid sequence MQERKLKENLKKENILNFTKEEFESRFDKKFRVKQIFEWIYQKYADDFSQMSSLPKELRQDLSRHYHFSPLECVKFEQSKDKSIKYLFRLNDGLLIESVLLPMKEEQSDENGKITKHARYTICVSSQVGCKSGCSFCLTAKGGLKRNLEAGEIVGQILWIKKHNQIPYERRVNIVYMGMGEPLDNLKNVSKAVKILSENDTLAISPKRQTISTSGLAKQIAELGQMKLGVLLAISLHAVNDELRSELMPINKAYNIKAIMDAVRAFPIDQRKRVMFEYLLIDGLNDGLDHAKELVKLLNGIKAKVNLILFNPHEGSIYKRPSLENAVKFQDFLSAKGLTCTIRESKGLDISAACGQLKERSLVKMS